The genomic stretch GGTAGTGTTTGTGACACtgtgcatttttgttttataactgGCTGCTAGTGTTGTTGCTGATTCAGTATATTGTTGCACTTGCAGTAAGCTGGCTCACTGTGTGTGTTGGCTAAACGTCCAAAATGTAGCTGGATGTAAACATCTTCTGTCATCTGAGCTGCTGTATTTAATTATATTCTTCCATAGGGACACATTTATTTCCGCCAGCGCtacacaaatataaatatacctTATTACATAAATATTGCATTTAAACATAAGTGATTTAATTCTTCTTTTAACCATTGCCTCCTGTTTTTCTACTTCAGTCCAATTTCGCAATGGGCCGCTTCCCAAGTACCTGTCGAACCTGCTACATGCTGGACTTTGGTTTAGCTCGTCAGTTCACCAACTCTTGCCAGGAGGTCCGACCTGTAAGAGCCCTCCTTTGTTACTGAGTATATACTGAGCTTCAAGCTACACTTATCATTATTGATGAATAATAGcctagttttttttgttggtgtgAAATGATGTGAGATTTCAAAATTGTTCTGCTTGTTGAGCTGTTCGCAACTGGAACAGATTAATGGAGGTTAGATGAACGATTGGTGAAAATTCTTTTCAGTTTTTGGTGTTATTTGTAGCTGAACGTCtttaattaaaatacatttatatcagcatttgtttctgtatttgttctTCAGCCCCGTCCAGTGGCAGGGTTCAGGGGAACAGTCCGCTATGCATCTGTCAATGCACACAAGAATAAGGTCAGTATCCATCTTCCCTTTACTGCAGCTGATGTGCTGTCCCACGCGTGTTCATTCATGGCCTTTACACTTTTTTGTCATGAGTGGTCAATgatcaaatatacagtaattgaTAAAGATGAACTCAACCCTGGTGTAATCCTGCAGGAGATGGGTCGTCACGATGATCTGTGGTCTCTTTTCTACATGCTGGTGGAGTTTCTGGTCGGTCAATTGCCGTGGAGGAAGATCAAGGACAAAGTAAGTACAACCAGTAATCGCTGTCCTTCACGGAACCTAAACAGCCCTGTCCAGGTAGCTGCAAGTAATGAGATGTGACaggtatgtgagtgtgtgtgtgtgtgtgtttgttcactCCCAGGAACATGTGGGGAAGCTGAAGGATACTTACGACCATCGTCTGATGCTCAAACACCTGCCGGCAGAGTTTGGCGTGTTCCTGGAACACATCTCCAGCCTCGACTACTTCACTAAGCCTGACTACCAGGTGACACATGGCTCTGATTTGGATTTACAGTATTAAAGAGTGTTTTCTGATTACATAGAAGTGCAGCATGTTTCAGCAAGTGATGATATAGTTTGACATTTCAGTAAAGTGTGCAGTGCATGATCTAGAAGTCCATATGTGTTATCTGCCTGTTGTTCGAAACCCTCTTTTTGTGGATTCCTGTGGAATCTCactgaatacaaaaaaaaccaaaaaaaaaggttaataaCGTATTTTCGTGTTGTTACAGCTGCTGATGTCAGTGTTTGACAACAGCATGAAGACCTACAATGTTGTGGAGAATGACCCTTATGACTGGGAGCGGACCGGCACTGATGGCACTTTGACAATCAGTGCCAGTGCCACAACACCGCAACACCACACCCGCCTCACTCCGGCACACATGGGGTACGTTAAACACTTTTAGTAGAATTAAATGTAGGTGTTATTTGTATTAAATACTGTAGATAACTATGGTTGACAATATCACACTTGCCTCTGTCTTTTATAGCCTCTAACATGAAATAATGTTTGTACCCTGTGTTGCCCCAGTATGGCGAATGCCTCCCTGATCCCTGGCGACCTGATGAGGGAAAACACAGACGAGGTTCTGCAGGACGAGCAGCTCAGCGACGTGGAGAACAACCCTGCTCCGGAGCGCCTGCCGGGCTCTCCCCTCCACCCGCACCGCAACCAGGAGGCTGATGTGTGGGAGGAGCTGGACCGCAATCGTAACCGCATCAGGACGGCAGTCTGGAAGGTAGACTATGATAAAACACCTCAAGCGCTCTCAGAGAATTGATACCTCAATTATTATTGTAATCAGTCACTAACAAAACCGACTGCTTTCCATAGGCGGAGGAGGAACACAGCAACAACCAGGGCAACCACGGACACCAGAGCCCCTATGCTGGGCCAAGCCTGGGTTCTCCAGTCAAACTGCACTCTGAGGTGGTGGCTTCAGACCGTGATGCCCCCCTGCTGAGGAAGCTACGCAACATTCACAGTTTTGAGCTGGAGAGGAGGCTTGGCCTAGAGTCcaagcccagtccagagtgcttcctggaggccaggtatgttaacatcatttatttccTAAATTTTCCTGAGGATAGAGCAGAGAGTAGATTGTTTGCAACTGTCTTGTGTCTGTACAGCTCAGGGAAGCAGCAGCTTAGCACCCAGCACCAGGAGAAGGAGGCTGACAGGGCTGCAATCATCCCAGTCACTCAGGGTCCAGCTGTACCTGGCGGGGAGCGTCCTGACAGGATCTGGCACTATGATGAGGAGTTCTTGTCTGGTGGTGGTTCTCCCAAGCCAGTATCCTGTGGATCTCTGGAGCAGGGAGAGGGGGCAGCCAGCTGCAGGGGCTTTGTGGCCCTCAATCTGAGCTCTGGGAGGCAGGACATTGATTCAAGGGAGTGGGTGATGGTGGATCCGCCCAGTGGCTCTCCAGGAGCCAAGGTTACCACCAGCCCCtcagaggaggatgaggagccAGAGGTGCTCCAGCCAGGGGATCAGTCtcctggatgggaaaagggcaaTCCAAGCCCTCACTCTGGCAAAGCTCAACAAGAAAGCGTGGCTTCCTCCAAGGGAAGTGCAAAAGTGGACAAGTTGGAGCTTAGCGTGGGACCTGGAGGGGCTCTGCCCCCCGTCACTCCAACCAGCCCAGCGGAAGCTCTGGCTGAGGGAGTACTCACTCAGGTAAGCCATTTTCATTTGAAGGCCATCTCACAACATGGCATACATGATACTGACTGTAGTCAGCATTTTACAAAGTTAAAAAGCTGTACAGAGTCAGAGTTCTAGCTTTAGAACGTCAATGCTAATACCATACAACAGTCAGAGTTCCACCAGCTGCATCTTGCTGTAGTTTGAAGCTAAATGTTACTGCTTTATGTTTTCTCGCTTATTCGCTTGTGTTTATTTGTTAGAATAAGAAGATATTTGTGTTACAAATGCAGAGCTTTTTTATCAGATCACAGCATGGGGGGGGGCAAGAGAGCTTATGGctttgaaatacattttgatttgcGTAAGATATGCATCATTTTATCTTATTTGCCGACATTTGCAATGTGTTTGGTTGGTTTTATTTACTTCATAAATGAAATTCTTAACATGCTTCGGTTTGCTTagtttaaataaatatactttGTTATGCTTagtttaaattactttttttctcttttactttttataactttcaaCCAGCCCACCGGAATCCTGCTCAATCTACAAGTTCAACATAAACCGCTTTTacacaatttgtgtttttttgcactACAAGAGGAATAACTGTCCCCTCATTCTCTCTTACCTCCAGAACAACTGCCTCCAAGTAAATAATGTACACGGCCTTCCCAAAATCGCCCTACCTAGCCTTTGTATTCCTTCCCTAGCCTAAGATCATCCACTTATTTTTAAAATCCTTTCGTTGCTTTACCCGTTCAAAAAAACTCGACATCGTGCTCCCCACCTGCTTGTCCTACCTCACAGCACTTCCACCATACCTCCTCCATCTTCTCACTTCCTCACTAGTCTCACaacccctcctctctttctacCTCCCACTTCTCTCCTTCCCCTCTCTTAGCTCCCCACCTCTCCTCCGTCCCTGCCTGAGGAGGTGGTGATCCGGACATCCAGCCCCATCCCTCTGCGCTCTCCCAGCCCTCACACACTCCTGACCACCTTGTCGGACCCGTTGCACCTGCGCCAGTCGCCGGGCATGAGGCGCAGCCTGTCGGccgaccagcagcagcaggagcgcccctcctcatcctcctcctgcCACGCCTCCCTACCACTGCCACCAAACCCTGCCCCCGGCACCCGCTCACCCAGTCGCAGGAAACTGCCGGCCATCCCGGCGGGTGCTGCAAACGCCAAGTTTCCCTCTGTCATACGCATCACTCGTGCCCAGCTCCAGCAGGTGATGAGCCCATCACAAtctcgtaaaaaaaaaaaaaaaaactccattgaGCTTCCTCTACGCCAGTAGCAATACACCGGCTGGCTgtcaccgtttttttttttttttcttttttttttgtttttgtttaagttgcttattttttttggcTTCTTTGTTCAGTTGGCTTGCTCATTGTGTTGTTGTCAGGCAGCTCTCTCCAGAAACCATGGGGCATTGTGCAGGCCAGACAGAGCATGGGTCAGATGTGTCTGGACATGTGTCCTTATGATCTGAATaggggtgtgtgtttgtctgattGTGGCATGTGTGTTTGGAATGTCGAGTCATGACTTCAGGTTGCATGGTCTCTTTTGTTTCAGATCGTCTTTGtcctctctatctttctctttctctctctctccctgtatTTGTTCCTCACCCTCTCTTCGCTGAAGCCCCCTGCGAAGTTGCGTGAACGTTTCCTGTCCTACTTGCTGGTTTAGTACTCACAGCTTGACTGACACTGCCATAGCACTTGTGTGTTTCGGTCTGATAATGGTAGCTATGGTACTGCATGCTGTTGCCAAACTAATCACCATTTATTACCCCATATTATAAAATTCTTCTCTTTTCACACATCTGCATCAGGCTCTTGCTACAGAACTACAGCACAACTCGACATGTTGTAGTCTATCAGCAACATGCCTTTGACAATTGGAATGTTTTTCCCATTTTTAGTAtggttgatttttttaaataacacctGTGTGTCTTTCTCCTTCCTCCCATGTCTccacctccccctcccctccagtTGACAGCTCAGCGTCCCTCTGGGCTGTCCTCCCAGTTAGGATCGGACAGTGCTCCACAGTGCCTCTTGCTGGAGAGGCGTGGTGAAGCTGAAGCTGAGTCTCAGCAGGTCCAGGAGCACACAGAGGACATCAGCTCCCCCCAGGACAATGTGCCCACCCATCCAGGGACACCCACAGACCCCCTGGCTGAGATGCTGGTCAATGGAGACATCCACATCAAAGCTCAAAGCCCTGCACCAAACCGCGTGTCTTCCCCACGCTCCCCCCGTTCTCC from Perca fluviatilis chromosome 20, GENO_Pfluv_1.0, whole genome shotgun sequence encodes the following:
- the ttbk2a gene encoding tau-tubulin kinase 2 isoform X2 is translated as MSGGVEQVDILSVLSLVKERWKVVKKIGGGGFGEIYEAVDLLTRVSVALKVESAQQPKQVLKMEVAVLKKLQGKDHVCRFVGCGRNDRFNYVVMELQGRNLADLRRSMTRGTFSISTTLRLGRQILEAIESIHSVGFLHRDIKPSNFAMGRFPSTCRTCYMLDFGLARQFTNSCQEVRPPRPVAGFRGTVRYASVNAHKNKEMGRHDDLWSLFYMLVEFLVGQLPWRKIKDKEHVGKLKDTYDHRLMLKHLPAEFGVFLEHISSLDYFTKPDYQLLMSVFDNSMKTYNVVENDPYDWERTGTDGTLTISASATTPQHHTRLTPAHMGMANASLIPGDLMRENTDEVLQDEQLSDVENNPAPERLPGSPLHPHRNQEADVWEELDRNRNRIRTAVWKAEEEHSNNQGNHGHQSPYAGPSLGSPVKLHSEVVASDRDAPLLRKLRNIHSFELERRLGLESKPSPECFLEASSGKQQLSTQHQEKEADRAAIIPVTQGPAVPGGERPDRIWHYDEEFLSGGGSPKPVSCGSLEQGEGAASCRGFVALNLSSGRQDIDSREWVMVDPPSGSPGAKVTTSPSEEDEEPEVLQPGDQSPGWEKGNPSPHSGKAQQESVASSKGSAKVDKLELSVGPGGALPPVTPTSPAEALAEGVLTQLTAQRPSGLSSQLGSDSAPQCLLLERRGEAEAESQQVQEHTEDISSPQDNVPTHPGTPTDPLAEMLVNGDIHIKAQSPAPNRVSSPRSPRSPHTPPWRSPSSPCSPGSPRSPGSPRSPRSPRSPRSPVFANGHLSPPVYSQRDLTNGAFPKLKDPENDSGPTPCATEPQLRGEGSRAVDHAPDQTNGPASSSPAAPRKDPSRRQSRIPVLEPSSLLELPPAGSAKEKLLQKKANHQGPVPSPTASPSLSDRRGPMVASLARDPLSSTSDRSQDEDSLMGSRSDRQGDDAPSLSSSSSPLSRKSRIPRPVHSASSAEQLAAQFLPRPPPGKPPCRPTAEGRLRRYRIRAGSNSDSDLLTCLAQLMHGSRGSPLHHRSAAQHGGSRMGICSLTSSPHHHRSSSASPRSSSSLQRSVSSSPSRHEHRGGGGGGCLGRSRSPPSFSGSPPPRRFYTHHQETCCSRQARTVPFHLSRGKSCSREGKCSSKLSR
- the ttbk2a gene encoding tau-tubulin kinase 2 isoform X1, whose product is MSGGVEQVDILSVLSLVKERWKVVKKIGGGGFGEIYEAVDLLTRVSVALKVESAQQPKQVLKMEVAVLKKLQGKDHVCRFVGCGRNDRFNYVVMELQGRNLADLRRSMTRGTFSISTTLRLGRQILEAIESIHSVGFLHRDIKPSNFAMGRFPSTCRTCYMLDFGLARQFTNSCQEVRPPRPVAGFRGTVRYASVNAHKNKEMGRHDDLWSLFYMLVEFLVGQLPWRKIKDKEHVGKLKDTYDHRLMLKHLPAEFGVFLEHISSLDYFTKPDYQLLMSVFDNSMKTYNVVENDPYDWERTGTDGTLTISASATTPQHHTRLTPAHMGMANASLIPGDLMRENTDEVLQDEQLSDVENNPAPERLPGSPLHPHRNQEADVWEELDRNRNRIRTAVWKAEEEHSNNQGNHGHQSPYAGPSLGSPVKLHSEVVASDRDAPLLRKLRNIHSFELERRLGLESKPSPECFLEASSGKQQLSTQHQEKEADRAAIIPVTQGPAVPGGERPDRIWHYDEEFLSGGGSPKPVSCGSLEQGEGAASCRGFVALNLSSGRQDIDSREWVMVDPPSGSPGAKVTTSPSEEDEEPEVLQPGDQSPGWEKGNPSPHSGKAQQESVASSKGSAKVDKLELSVGPGGALPPVTPTSPAEALAEGVLTQLPTSPPSLPEEVVIRTSSPIPLRSPSPHTLLTTLSDPLHLRQSPGMRRSLSADQQQQERPSSSSSCHASLPLPPNPAPGTRSPSRRKLPAIPAGAANAKFPSVIRITRAQLQQLTAQRPSGLSSQLGSDSAPQCLLLERRGEAEAESQQVQEHTEDISSPQDNVPTHPGTPTDPLAEMLVNGDIHIKAQSPAPNRVSSPRSPRSPHTPPWRSPSSPCSPGSPRSPGSPRSPRSPRSPRSPVFANGHLSPPVYSQRDLTNGAFPKLKDPENDSGPTPCATEPQLRGEGSRAVDHAPDQTNGPASSSPAAPRKDPSRRQSRIPVLEPSSLLELPPAGSAKEKLLQKKANHQGPVPSPTASPSLSDRRGPMVASLARDPLSSTSDRSQDEDSLMGSRSDRQGDDAPSLSSSSSPLSRKSRIPRPVHSASSAEQLAAQFLPRPPPGKPPCRPTAEGRLRRYRIRAGSNSDSDLLTCLAQLMHGSRGSPLHHRSAAQHGGSRMGICSLTSSPHHHRSSSASPRSSSSLQRSVSSSPSRHEHRGGGGGGCLGRSRSPPSFSGSPPPRRFYTHHQETCCSRQARTVPFHLSRGKSCSREGKCSSKLSR